The following proteins are encoded in a genomic region of Apium graveolens cultivar Ventura unplaced genomic scaffold, ASM990537v1 ctg7921, whole genome shotgun sequence:
- the LOC141704502 gene encoding putative F-box protein PP2-B12, with the protein MEHLTENCLSLILSFTSPKDTCRASGVSTELRAAGDSDELWNKFLPPDINQILRRSISTLTYTTKKQLYFSLCDSAILLDDGNVSFWLDKGSGKKCLMVAARQLAIVPWWWQWLYDSNSRFSEEVAVLDKGRCVDIRGKMKIGMLSPHTTYETYLVFKIYEDACGLDSAKTSIRFVNEREEVPDDEASIVYPDPRTSAHNIEQRNGEFSRWRKDEWMEIKIAEFETGARDDDDEVETRFMSTDTNVLKAGLIVQGFEFRPKQPMAVV; encoded by the exons ATGGAGCACCTTACTGAGAATTGCCTATCCTTAATATTATCATTCACATCACCCAAGGATACATGTAGAGCTTCAGGTGTTTCAACAGAATTGAGGGCTGCGGGTGATTCGGATGAGTTATGGAACAAATTTTTACCACCGGATATTAATCAAATTCTCAGGAGATCAATCTCCACCTTGACTTACACCACGAAAAAACAACTTTATTTTTCTCTCTGTGACTCTGCTATCCTGCTGGACGATGGCAATGTG AGTTTTTGGTTGGATAAAGGAAGCGGAAAAAAATGTTTAATGGTAGCTGCTAGGCAGCTTGCCATTGTTCCTTGGTGGTGGCAATGGTTATATGATAGTAACTCAAG ATTTTCAGAGGAGGTTGCTGTACTTGACAAGGGGCGGTGTGTTGATATTCGTGGCAAAATGAAAATTGGAATGTTATCTCCTCACACCACTTATGAAACATATCTTGTCTTTAAAATATATGAGGATGCCTGCGGACTTGATTCGGCAAAGACATCCATTAGATTTGTTAATGAAAGAGAGGAGGTGCCTGATGATGAAGCTAGCATAGTTTATCCTGATCCAAGAACATCTGCACACAACATTGAGCAACGAAATGGAGAGTTTAGTCGGTGGAGGAAGGACGAATGGATGGAGATTAAGATAGCAGAGTTTGAGACTGGTGCAagagatgatgatgatgaggtgGAGACGCGATTTATGTCAACTGATACAAATGTACTCAAGGCTGGCCTTATCGTACAAGGTTTCGAGTTTAGGCCTAAACAACCCATGGCAGTTGTTTAA